Below is a genomic region from Deltaproteobacteria bacterium.
TCAGTATCCCTCCTTTCCCTTGTATTTCCCACCCATTACACTTCAAATCCGGTGTTGGGCGCTAAAACCGCTACAGCTTAATAATTTCGTTTACTTCACTTAGCGTAAATATTCTTTTATCACCTAATCTTTGGGGTTCTGGGTAACGTCCCTTCCTGAACCTGCTTCTCAATGTATCTGGCCGTATTTTTAAAACTTTACATAAATCTTTAGTCATGTAATAATTTTTAACCTCGAGTCCCAAATCATTAACAACTTGATTTTGCTTTTTAAAGTACGGAGGTATTATTGGAAGACTAAGGCAGTATGGCTGTTGGCCCTGTTCGGTAAATTGTGAAACCGTAGCCCTGCGGTTACTATGGCGATCGGCGCCGCCCCTGCCGCTGCAATACCACGCAAATCAGGCAGTATCAGTCCCGTGTTTCCGGCCCCTTGATGGATCGCATTGACATCCATGTGGAGGTGCCGTCCATGCATTATCAGGAAATTGCGGGAACGCACAGCGGCGAGGATTCAAAAACGGTCCGGGAACGGGTCAGGAGCGCCCGCACACGTCAGCAGGAGCGCTTTGCCGGTCAGAGCAACCTGCTGAACGCCCGGATGTCCGACCGGCAGCTTAAAACTCATTGCCTGCTGGATGAAGCTTCCCGCCAACTCATCGAAATGGCCGTAGATAAACTGGGCCTGAGTGTCCGCGCCTACACGAGGATCCTGAAGGTGGCCAGGACCATCTCCGACCTGGAGAATGCGGACAATATCAGTGCGCCCCATGTGGCGGAGGCCATTCAATACAGAAGTCTTGATAGAAGGATGGTCTAACTTCTCTAATCCAGATCAGGCTTAAAACGGTAGCCGATGCCTGGCTCGTTAAGTAAAAAATGAGGACGGGCTGAATCAGCCTCAATCTTCTTTCTTAATTGATTCATGAAAACACGGAGATAGTGGGTCTGTTCTATGTAGGAAGGTCCCCATACCTCCTTGAGGATGTGTCTATGAGTCATAACCCGGCCGGCGTTCCTGACAAGAACCACCAACAGCCGATACTCTATGGGCGTAAGGTGAACCTCCCTGCCGCCACGATGAACTTGCCTCTTTAAGAAATCAATACTCAGGTCCTCGGCAGTAAAAATCGCGTCCCTTTGATCCTGGCTTTTAGGCACAGCATGTCGGAGGGCAACGCGGATTCTGGCCAATAGTTCACCAGAGCCAAAAGGCTTCGTCAAATAGTCATCCGCCCCCTCATCAAGGGCCTTTATTTTATCCCCTTCCTGTTCCCTTGCAGAAATAACGATGATGGGTACGGCAGACCATTCCCGCAATTTTTTAATAACTTCAAGGCCATCCATATCGGGAAGTCCCAAATCGAGCAGTACTATATCGGGACTCCGTGCCGCCGCCTGGGAAAGTCCCTCGGCAGCCGTTTCTGCTTCAATCAAAGCATATCGTTCACTTTGCAGCGTTACCCGGAGAAAGCGCCTCATCTGGCGTTCGTCTTCAATTAAAAGTATTGTGGCAAGATTTTCCATCAAGACAGTTCCTTCTCAGGCAGTAAGGAGGGCGGCGTCCCTTCGATAGGTATAAGGAATTTAATTATGGCGCCGCCGCTTGGCCGGTTCTCAGCCCAGATACGGCCACCGTGCGCCTCAATTATTGCCCGGCAAATTGAAAGACCAATACCGGAGCCCATCCTGGTATCTTTGCTGCGGGCAAATTTATTAAAGATGGTTTCTTCTTCACGGACCGGTATGCCAGGGCCTCGATCGGCGATTTCTATCAGCACAGCTGAATCATGAGACGTAATTGCGACTTCAATGGGACTTCCCGGAGGGGTATGTCTTAAGGCATTTTCCATGAGATTGGCGAAAACCTGTTCCATGAGGAGGGTGTCAAACGGGACAAGGGGAAGATCTGCGGGGATTTTCAAGTCCAAGGGGCGCTCCTTCAGGCGCTCCGAAAGCCGATTAAGAACGACTCCGATAATTTCCTCCAAGGGCTGCCATTCTTTATTCACTTTGGTTGCCCCTGTTTCTATCCTGGTCAGATTCAGGACGTTGCGGATGATGCGTTCGAGACGGTCCGTCTCTTCGTGTATAGTGCGCAATAACTCCAAGCGATCTGATACGTCAAGCGTTCCATCCTTCTGGAGAAGCGTGCTGGCAGCCCCCGCAACAACCGCCAGCGGCGTTCGCAGGTCATGTGACACGGAACTTAGGAAAGCATTCCTCACCTTCTGCGCTTCAGCTCTCAGTCGTTCGTCATGCGCTTCTTTGGCGTGCATAACTCTTTCGAGCGCCATAGCTGTCTGGTTTACAAAGCTTTCCAGAAAATGCATGTCCTCGGGAACGAATCGCCCCTTAGTATTCTGTGAGGAAATGCTCACAACTCCCATCACGCCGGATGAGGCAATCATCGGCAAATATAGGGCCTTGGCACCGGGGAGTGTGTCTGTGTCCAGCCCGGCGGATTGCCGATTGTCAAAAACCCATCTAGCGACGCCCAGCTCTTTCTGATCAATGTCAAAGGTCAACGGCAACTTCTGGGTAACGACCAACTCACCTTGTTCATTCGCGACAAGGATCGCAATCTGGCCCTTGAATGCCTCGCTGATGTGCCGCAAGCTTATTTCGTATATTCTTTCCTTCTTGCGTTCCCGAGCGAGTTCCCGGCTGAG
It encodes:
- a CDS encoding response regulator, coding for MENLATILLIEDERQMRRFLRVTLQSERYALIEAETAAEGLSQAAARSPDIVLLDLGLPDMDGLEVIKKLREWSAVPIIVISAREQEGDKIKALDEGADDYLTKPFGSGELLARIRVALRHAVPKSQDQRDAIFTAEDLSIDFLKRQVHRGGREVHLTPIEYRLLVVLVRNAGRVMTHRHILKEVWGPSYIEQTHYLRVFMNQLRKKIEADSARPHFLLNEPGIGYRFKPDLD
- a CDS encoding DUF4118 domain-containing protein — its product is VGKPMQTRWKDRLFGSPLDEIIRGSGSIDIYVITGDAAENSIKPDTRTSSPKIKSREWYWRIGAVALSTVVARLTFPYLDRTDVAMIYLLGIVVTSARTSRWPALVATLLSVAAFDFFFVPPFFTFAVSDIRFLATFGVMFVVAYVISRLTLQIREQAAASRKREMSTAALYALSRELARERKKERIYEISLRHISEAFKGQIAILVANEQGELVVTQKLPLTFDIDQKELGVARWVFDNRQSAGLDTDTLPGAKALYLPMIASSGVMGVVSISSQNTKGRFVPEDMHFLESFVNQTAMALERVMHAKEAHDERLRAEAQKVRNAFLSSVSHDLRTPLAVVAGAASTLLQKDGTLDVSDRLELLRTIHEETDRLERIIRNVLNLTRIETGATKVNKEWQPLEEIIGVVLNRLSERLKERPLDLKIPADLPLVPFDTLLMEQVFANLMENALRHTPPGSPIEVAITSHDSAVLIEIADRGPGIPVREEETIFNKFARSKDTRMGSGIGLSICRAIIEAHGGRIWAENRPSGGAIIKFLIPIEGTPPSLLPEKELS